A genomic window from Sphingomonas taxi includes:
- a CDS encoding PilZ domain-containing protein — translation MASVDPTPYPSWLAQEERQAERLAVVWPATISSMKFDAEACSISDITHLGCRIMLAHRVTVGTYVTIDMPQLTKLEGWIAWNREHEVGVEFSHPLPVDVLSDIEVRMQAGPPH, via the coding sequence ATGGCTTCCGTAGATCCCACCCCCTATCCGTCCTGGCTCGCGCAAGAAGAGCGCCAGGCGGAGCGTCTCGCCGTCGTCTGGCCGGCGACGATCTCGTCGATGAAGTTCGATGCGGAGGCATGTTCGATCAGCGACATCACCCATCTGGGATGCCGGATCATGCTGGCGCATCGCGTCACGGTCGGCACCTATGTGACGATCGACATGCCGCAGCTGACCAAGCTGGAAGGCTGGATCGCATGGAACCGCGAGCATGAGGTCGGCGTGGAGTTCAGCCATCCGCTGCCGGTCGACGTGCTCAGCGACATCGAGGTGCGGATGCAGGCCGGGCCGCCGCATTGA
- a CDS encoding metallophosphoesterase family protein → MPAELNDAELGDAVTRVYAIGDVHGRYDLFRRLMNIIERDQASRLAAPTRLILLGDIVDRGPDSAKMVKGCMNLTASTDRFMVLKGNHEEMMVDALRGSLYAYRQWLKFGGRETLLSWGVDEALLDGPATMDKLRHAAAIVGEEAIQWLARLPLYHRHGDYLFVHAGIRPGVALRRQRAEDLLWITDDFLESEASHGMIVVHGHTISEHRPVVRNNRIGIDTGAYRTNQLTAIGIEGGERWMLHTTLLPELMLTEDDATSDDDSMVRNG, encoded by the coding sequence ATGCCCGCTGAGCTGAACGATGCCGAGCTGGGCGATGCGGTGACGCGGGTCTATGCGATCGGCGACGTGCACGGCCGCTACGACCTGTTCCGGCGGCTGATGAACATCATCGAGCGCGACCAGGCGAGCCGGCTGGCGGCGCCGACGCGGCTGATCCTGCTCGGCGACATCGTCGATCGCGGCCCCGATTCCGCCAAGATGGTGAAGGGCTGCATGAACCTCACCGCCTCGACCGACCGCTTCATGGTGCTGAAGGGCAATCACGAGGAGATGATGGTCGATGCGCTGCGCGGCAGCCTCTACGCCTATCGCCAGTGGCTGAAGTTCGGCGGCCGCGAGACGTTGCTGAGCTGGGGCGTCGACGAGGCGCTGCTGGACGGGCCGGCGACGATGGACAAGCTGCGCCACGCCGCCGCGATCGTCGGCGAGGAGGCGATCCAGTGGCTGGCGCGCCTGCCCCTCTATCATCGCCACGGCGACTATCTGTTCGTCCATGCCGGCATCCGCCCCGGCGTCGCGCTGCGCCGGCAGCGTGCCGAGGACCTGCTGTGGATCACCGACGATTTCCTCGAATCCGAGGCGTCGCACGGCATGATCGTCGTCCACGGCCACACCATTTCCGAACATCGCCCGGTGGTGCGCAACAACCGGATCGGCATCGATACCGGCGCCTATCGCACCAACCAGCTCACCGCGATCGGCATCGAGGGCGGCGAGCGCTGGATGCTGCACACCACCTTGCTGCCCGAACTGATGCTGACCGAGGACGACGCGACGTCCGACGACGATTCCATGGTCCGGAACGGCTGA
- a CDS encoding MetQ/NlpA family ABC transporter substrate-binding protein, whose protein sequence is MNRRTLLAALPAVVSLGLLAACSGGAKPDGATLTVAATAVPHAEILEQVKPLLARQGLTLDIRVFNDYVQPNLQVDQRQIDVNYFQTKPYLDQFNAARGTHLVPFAGIHVEPLGGYSRRYKTLAQLPDGAVVALPNEPSNGGRALLLLQRAGLIRLKAPTNALSTLRDIAANPKRLQFKELEAATLPRVLGEVDLAMINTNYALDAKLNPTRDALVIEDAKSPYVNFVVGRAGEQNDPRVVKLIAALRSPQTKAFIDSHYKGAVLPAF, encoded by the coding sequence ATGAACCGTCGTACCCTGCTCGCTGCCCTGCCCGCCGTCGTGTCGCTCGGCCTGCTCGCCGCCTGTTCGGGCGGCGCCAAGCCCGATGGCGCGACGCTCACCGTCGCCGCCACCGCGGTGCCGCATGCCGAGATCCTCGAACAGGTGAAGCCGCTGCTCGCCAGACAGGGGCTGACGCTCGATATCCGCGTGTTCAACGATTACGTGCAGCCCAATCTGCAGGTCGACCAGCGCCAGATCGACGTCAATTACTTCCAGACCAAGCCGTATCTCGACCAGTTCAACGCCGCGCGCGGCACCCATCTGGTGCCGTTCGCGGGCATCCACGTCGAGCCGCTCGGCGGCTATTCGCGCCGCTACAAGACGCTGGCGCAGCTGCCCGACGGCGCGGTGGTCGCGTTGCCCAACGAGCCGAGCAACGGCGGCCGCGCGCTGCTGCTGCTCCAGCGCGCCGGGCTGATCCGGCTGAAGGCGCCGACCAACGCGCTGTCGACGCTGCGCGACATCGCCGCCAATCCCAAACGTCTGCAGTTCAAGGAGCTGGAGGCGGCGACGCTGCCGCGCGTGCTCGGCGAGGTCGATCTGGCGATGATCAACACCAATTACGCGCTCGACGCCAAGCTCAACCCGACCCGCGACGCGCTGGTGATCGAGGACGCCAAATCGCCCTACGTCAATTTCGTCGTCGGCCGTGCCGGCGAACAGAACGACCCGCGCGTCGTCAAGCTGATCGCCGCGCTGCGCAGCCCGCAGACCAAGGCGTTCATCGACAGCCACTACAAGGGCGCGGTGCTGCCGGCGTTTTGA
- a CDS encoding methionine ABC transporter permease: MTGLFANIDWPEIGRACVDTLAMLSGSLLLSILFGLPLGVLLYLTGERGLLANRFGNAMLGGLVNVLRSVPFIILLIVMIPLTMALVGTSLGVAGAIPPLVVGAAPFYARLVESALREVDRTTIEATQAMGATTRQIVTGALIPEALPGLIAGATVTAVALVSFTAMAGVVGAGGLGDLAIRFGYQRFQTDVMVVTVVLLVALVQSIQYGGDRLARRVTRR; this comes from the coding sequence ATGACCGGCCTGTTCGCCAATATCGACTGGCCCGAGATCGGCCGCGCCTGCGTCGATACGCTGGCGATGCTGTCGGGATCGCTGCTGCTGTCGATCCTGTTCGGGCTGCCGCTCGGCGTGCTGCTCTATCTCACCGGCGAACGCGGGCTGCTCGCCAACCGGTTCGGCAATGCAATGCTCGGCGGCCTCGTCAACGTGCTGCGCTCGGTGCCGTTCATCATCCTGCTGATCGTGATGATCCCGCTGACGATGGCGCTGGTCGGCACCTCGCTCGGCGTCGCCGGCGCGATCCCGCCGCTCGTCGTCGGCGCGGCGCCTTTCTATGCGCGGCTGGTCGAAAGCGCGCTGCGCGAGGTCGACCGCACCACGATCGAGGCGACGCAGGCGATGGGCGCGACGACGCGGCAGATCGTCACCGGCGCGCTGATCCCCGAGGCCCTGCCCGGGCTGATCGCCGGCGCGACGGTGACCGCGGTCGCGCTCGTCTCGTTCACCGCAATGGCCGGCGTGGTCGGCGCGGGCGGGCTCGGCGATCTCGCCATCCGCTTCGGCTACCAGCGTTTCCAGACCGACGTGATGGTCGTCACCGTCGTGCTGCTCGTCGCGCTCGTCCAGTCTATCCAATATGGCGGCGATCGTCTCGCCCGCCGCGTCACCCGCCGATGA
- a CDS encoding YbaN family protein encodes MPTIPSADGTPLAPGAIARGRVSRALWMTLGWMLVGIGFVGLFVPLLPTTDFLILALPCFARSSVRLEQWLLDHPRVGPPLRAWRTQRAIPRHAKIAACVGITIGFVSFYALVRPGALPAIAVAAVLLACAAWIASRPAPGADGPHHTID; translated from the coding sequence ATGCCGACGATACCCTCCGCTGACGGCACGCCGCTGGCGCCCGGCGCGATCGCGCGCGGCCGGGTCAGCCGGGCCTTGTGGATGACGCTCGGCTGGATGCTGGTCGGCATCGGCTTCGTCGGCCTGTTCGTGCCGTTGCTGCCGACCACCGACTTCCTGATCCTCGCTCTGCCCTGTTTCGCGCGCTCGTCGGTGCGGCTGGAACAATGGCTGCTCGATCATCCCCGCGTCGGCCCGCCGCTGCGCGCGTGGCGGACGCAGCGCGCGATCCCGCGCCACGCCAAGATCGCCGCCTGCGTCGGGATCACGATCGGCTTCGTCTCCTTCTATGCGCTCGTCCGCCCCGGCGCGCTGCCCGCGATAGCGGTCGCCGCGGTGCTGCTCGCCTGCGCGGCGTGGATCGCCAGCCGGCCGGCGCCCGGGGCAGATGGCCCGCATCACACGATAGATTAA
- a CDS encoding sensor histidine kinase — protein MKPSLRALTIGFLAAFLVATAGTGLATYRLTLGTIDRLVDRRIENVSALVAADGRRATAPRLLARIAALARRRDTGDIGFQLTDAAGRRLGGNVTLTRRFAPGYADVRRRDRIQGLSAGRAFTRPVGDGLTLTTIAETEPFDGYRGARRYIYLLGYALIVVIVLGGLVAFGRTIARRFAETRRTVEAIIAGDMQQRIAVTGSADEFDRQAHAFNRMLDRIAELMEGLRNVSNDVAHDLRTPLARLRSRLATTAARADGRTRDEVEQAIGECDAILGMVGAMLRIAEIESGRRTAGFTRVDLAALVAEIGEAMAPVVEDGGRDLVVEAGGPVPITGDPRLIEQALLNGVENALRHTPAGTRITLGTAVSGDCATVTIGDDGPGIAADQRALALRRFGRLEASRNRPGHGLGLPLIAAIMRLHGGDLLLEDGEPGLVLGLAFPLGSADQNLTDASRP, from the coding sequence ATGAAGCCCAGCCTGCGTGCGCTGACCATCGGCTTCCTGGCGGCGTTCCTCGTCGCGACGGCGGGCACCGGACTGGCGACCTATCGCCTGACCTTGGGGACGATCGACCGGTTGGTCGACCGGCGGATCGAGAACGTCAGCGCTCTGGTCGCCGCCGACGGCCGCCGCGCCACCGCACCGCGGCTGCTGGCGCGGATCGCCGCCCTCGCCCGGCGGCGCGACACCGGCGACATCGGTTTCCAACTCACCGACGCCGCCGGCCGGCGGCTCGGTGGCAACGTCACGCTGACGCGGCGGTTCGCGCCGGGCTATGCCGACGTGCGGCGGCGCGACCGTATCCAGGGGCTATCGGCGGGGCGGGCGTTCACCCGGCCGGTCGGCGACGGGCTGACGCTGACCACGATCGCCGAGACCGAGCCGTTCGACGGCTATCGCGGCGCGCGGCGGTACATCTACCTGCTCGGTTATGCGCTGATCGTGGTCATCGTGCTCGGCGGGCTCGTCGCGTTCGGACGGACGATCGCGCGGCGCTTTGCGGAGACGCGGCGGACGGTGGAGGCGATCATCGCCGGCGACATGCAGCAGCGCATCGCGGTGACCGGATCCGCCGACGAGTTCGACCGCCAAGCGCATGCCTTCAACCGCATGCTCGACCGGATCGCCGAGTTGATGGAGGGGCTGCGCAACGTCTCCAACGACGTCGCGCACGATCTGCGCACGCCGCTCGCGCGGTTGCGCAGCCGGCTGGCGACGACCGCGGCGCGGGCGGACGGCCGGACGCGCGACGAGGTCGAACAGGCGATCGGCGAATGCGATGCGATCCTCGGGATGGTCGGGGCGATGCTGCGGATCGCCGAAATCGAGAGCGGGCGGCGCACGGCGGGCTTCACCCGCGTCGATCTGGCCGCATTGGTCGCGGAAATCGGCGAGGCGATGGCACCGGTCGTGGAGGACGGTGGCCGTGATCTGGTGGTCGAGGCGGGTGGGCCGGTGCCGATCACCGGAGACCCGCGGCTGATCGAACAAGCGCTGCTCAACGGTGTCGAGAATGCGCTGCGGCATACGCCGGCGGGAACGCGGATCACGCTCGGTACGGCGGTTTCGGGGGACTGTGCCACGGTCACGATCGGCGATGATGGGCCGGGCATAGCGGCCGACCAGCGTGCGCTGGCGTTGCGCCGCTTCGGGCGGCTGGAGGCGAGCCGCAATCGGCCCGGCCATGGTCTGGGATTGCCGCTGATCGCCGCGATCATGCGGCTGCACGGCGGCGACCTGCTGCTGGAGGATGGCGAGCCCGGGCTGGTGCTCGGGCTCGCCTTTCCCTTGGGATCAGCCGATCAGAACTTGACCGACGCTTCGAGGCCGTAG
- a CDS encoding methionine ABC transporter ATP-binding protein: MIKLTDVRKQFPGGAAPALDGVSLEIAKGEVFGIIGRSGAGKSTLIRLLNGLERPSSGHVAIDGQVIETLPAADLRRLRQRTGMIFQNFGLLSSRTVAGNVGFPLELAGAPRRDREAKVAALLDRVGLAAFANRYPAQLSGGQRQRVGIARALATDPAVLLCDEATSALDPETTRDVLALLRDLNRELGLTIVLITHEMAVVRSICDRVAVIEAGRIVETGAVDAVFAAARHPATQRMLSAVAA; encoded by the coding sequence ATGATCAAGCTTACCGACGTCCGAAAGCAATTCCCCGGCGGCGCCGCGCCGGCGCTCGACGGCGTGTCGCTCGAGATCGCGAAGGGCGAGGTGTTCGGGATCATCGGCCGTTCGGGCGCGGGCAAGTCGACGCTGATCCGGCTGCTCAACGGGCTCGAACGGCCCTCCTCGGGCCATGTCGCCATCGACGGGCAGGTGATCGAGACGCTGCCCGCCGCCGACCTGCGCCGGTTGCGCCAGCGCACGGGCATGATCTTCCAGAATTTCGGCCTACTGTCGTCGCGTACGGTGGCGGGCAACGTCGGCTTTCCGCTCGAACTCGCCGGCGCGCCGCGGCGCGACCGCGAGGCGAAGGTCGCCGCCCTGCTCGACCGCGTCGGCCTCGCCGCGTTCGCGAACCGCTATCCCGCGCAGCTCTCGGGCGGCCAGCGCCAGCGCGTCGGCATCGCCCGCGCGCTGGCGACCGACCCCGCCGTGCTCCTGTGCGACGAGGCGACCAGCGCGCTCGATCCCGAGACGACGCGCGACGTGCTCGCGCTGCTGCGCGACCTCAATCGCGAACTCGGCCTCACCATCGTGCTGATCACGCACGAAATGGCGGTGGTGCGCAGCATCTGCGACCGCGTCGCGGTGATCGAGGCGGGGCGGATCGTCGAAACCGGCGCGGTCGACGCCGTCTTCGCCGCGGCGCGCCACCCGGCGACGCAGCGCATGCTTTCGGCGGTGGCGGCATGA
- a CDS encoding PAS domain-containing sensor histidine kinase, producing MIGAGTGRRTIDDLPFPASELPGEWAMLDAARHAVVITGPAIDPPGPIIRYVNPAMQAMTGYTRDELVGATPRMMQGPGTDRDLLARMRTALAAGEGFHGEGINYRKDGSAYLVDWTIDPVRDDAGQITAWLSLQRDITARREDAMRAAEREARLGAIFADAAVGLSVIDAEGRFLRVNQELCRILARSEDVLLRSTVADVTFADDFPASVRALAKAVTDRQPAVLDKRYRRPDGTLIWANSTVTPMADVRGQPGHLLVVTVDLTARMEIERALQESETRFRQFGDASSNALWVREAGGLRLEYANPAFARLYGLDADAVDVAQWAELVVAEDRAPAVAAIRSACAGEHRTSTFRIRRPGDGETRWVHDTVFALRNGGAVERIGGISVDVTEVVANSERLEVLVAELQHRTRNLINLVRSIADRTVRSSSDLAGFRDRFVDRLAALARVQGLLSRLQDVDRVSFDELVHSEMSAMAGVSERIVLDGPAGIRLRSSAVQMLAMALHELATNALKYGALGQPQARLTVRWSLTPAADGASPRLRIAWRESQVVMPQGDAPRGTGQGRELIERALPYQLDAETHFSLGPDGLHCTIELPVSETNGCA from the coding sequence ATGATCGGGGCCGGAACAGGGAGGCGGACGATCGACGACCTGCCGTTTCCCGCCAGTGAGCTTCCCGGTGAATGGGCGATGCTCGACGCCGCGCGCCATGCGGTCGTGATCACCGGCCCGGCGATCGACCCGCCCGGCCCGATCATCCGCTACGTCAATCCGGCGATGCAGGCGATGACCGGCTATACGCGCGACGAGCTGGTCGGCGCAACGCCGCGCATGATGCAGGGCCCCGGCACCGACCGGGACCTGCTCGCGCGGATGCGCACGGCGCTGGCCGCGGGCGAGGGGTTCCACGGCGAGGGCATCAACTACCGCAAGGACGGCAGCGCCTATCTGGTCGACTGGACGATCGACCCGGTGCGCGACGACGCCGGCCAGATCACCGCCTGGCTGTCGCTGCAGCGCGACATCACCGCCCGGCGCGAGGATGCGATGCGCGCCGCGGAACGCGAGGCGCGGCTGGGGGCGATCTTCGCCGATGCCGCGGTGGGCCTGTCGGTCATCGATGCCGAGGGGCGATTCCTGCGCGTCAACCAGGAGCTGTGCCGGATCCTCGCGCGCAGCGAGGATGTCCTGCTGCGCAGCACCGTCGCCGACGTCACGTTCGCCGACGACTTTCCGGCGTCGGTCCGTGCGCTCGCCAAGGCGGTGACCGATCGCCAGCCGGCGGTGCTCGACAAACGGTACCGCCGGCCCGACGGCACGCTGATCTGGGCGAACAGCACGGTCACGCCGATGGCGGACGTGCGCGGCCAGCCGGGCCATCTGTTGGTCGTCACCGTCGACCTGACCGCGCGGATGGAAATCGAGCGGGCGTTGCAGGAGAGCGAGACGCGCTTTCGCCAGTTCGGGGATGCGTCGTCGAATGCCTTGTGGGTGCGGGAAGCCGGAGGGTTGCGGCTGGAATATGCGAATCCGGCGTTCGCGCGCCTCTATGGTCTGGACGCGGACGCGGTGGATGTGGCGCAATGGGCGGAGTTGGTCGTCGCCGAGGATCGCGCACCCGCGGTCGCGGCGATCCGCAGCGCCTGCGCGGGGGAGCATCGGACCAGCACGTTCCGCATCCGCCGCCCGGGGGACGGCGAGACGCGCTGGGTGCACGACACCGTCTTCGCGCTGCGCAACGGCGGCGCGGTCGAACGGATCGGCGGGATCAGCGTCGACGTGACCGAGGTCGTCGCCAATTCCGAGCGGCTGGAGGTGCTGGTCGCCGAATTGCAGCACCGTACCCGCAACCTCATCAACCTGGTCCGCTCGATCGCCGACCGGACGGTGCGGTCGAGCAGCGACCTGGCCGGCTTTCGCGACCGCTTCGTCGATCGGCTCGCGGCGCTCGCCCGCGTGCAGGGGCTGCTGTCGCGCTTGCAGGACGTCGATCGGGTCAGTTTCGACGAGCTCGTGCACAGCGAGATGTCGGCGATGGCCGGGGTGTCGGAGCGGATCGTGCTCGACGGGCCGGCGGGTATCCGGCTGCGCTCGTCGGCGGTGCAGATGCTGGCGATGGCGCTGCACGAACTGGCGACCAACGCGCTTAAATATGGCGCGCTCGGCCAGCCGCAGGCGCGGCTGACGGTGCGCTGGTCGCTGACCCCCGCCGCCGACGGGGCGTCGCCGCGGTTGCGCATCGCGTGGCGCGAATCGCAGGTGGTGATGCCGCAGGGCGACGCACCGCGCGGCACCGGCCAGGGGCGCGAGCTGATCGAGCGCGCGCTGCCCTATCAGCTCGATGCCGAGACGCACTTCTCGCTCGGACCCGATGGCCTGCATTGCACGATCGAGCTGCCGGTGTCGGAGACCAACGGCTGCGCGTAA
- a CDS encoding biliverdin-producing heme oxygenase, translating to MTLAPTAASPAQPAPPPSRAKRLKALTHDTHERLDTTVAGASSFASRDGYVRFARMQFLFHRDIDALYADADLQTLFPGLGERRQLPLVQQDLADLAAAVPQPDTAPAFVPDAAIDLPTALGWLYVAEGSRMGATLLRKDAARLGLSDDFGARHLAPAPEGPAAYWRIFTAALDGIALDAAAEDRVIAGAEAAFARVQAYADDTLR from the coding sequence ATGACGCTCGCCCCCACCGCCGCCTCCCCCGCCCAGCCGGCGCCGCCGCCGAGCCGGGCGAAGCGGCTGAAGGCGCTGACCCACGATACGCACGAGCGGCTCGACACCACGGTGGCGGGCGCGTCCTCCTTCGCCTCGCGCGACGGCTATGTGCGGTTCGCCCGCATGCAGTTCCTGTTCCATCGCGACATCGACGCACTCTACGCCGACGCCGATCTGCAGACGCTGTTTCCCGGCCTCGGCGAGCGGCGGCAATTGCCGCTGGTGCAGCAGGACCTCGCCGATCTCGCCGCCGCGGTGCCGCAGCCCGACACCGCCCCGGCCTTCGTGCCCGACGCGGCGATCGACCTGCCGACCGCGCTCGGCTGGCTCTACGTCGCGGAAGGGTCGCGGATGGGGGCGACATTGCTGCGCAAGGATGCCGCCAGGCTCGGCCTGTCGGACGATTTCGGTGCGCGCCATCTCGCGCCGGCGCCCGAGGGGCCGGCGGCCTATTGGCGCATCTTCACCGCCGCGCTCGACGGCATCGCGCTCGACGCCGCCGCGGAGGACCGGGTGATCGCCGGCGCCGAGGCCGCCTTTGCCCGGGTGCAGGCCTATGCCGACGATACCCTCCGCTGA
- a CDS encoding beta-galactosidase — translation MIPIKSFALAAGALLLAAAPAPAVHAQDSAMRADWPGKGDLFVGTCYQPVDRSPAQIAQDIAVMKGAGFTMVRMGDLSWDSFEPEEGRYTFAWFDSVMDQMHRAGIRVVLDIPGLPAPGWLHKTYPGVDLINQDGARLHAASRYWDDISDPDYRRHVHALAEQMLKRYAHHPAVIAIGYDNEVGSSPMSYSDGVRQRFVGWLKQKYGTIEALNTAWATQRWSRRIADWDGVDIPYGNGPGPNERNLDLHRFWSDQTIAALDDLDGVRRQYAPHLPTASNLWPEAGNKGFDYLRSWNRYATYGALGFYPGDALGAAFQVMMMKAGHRTPVWFNEFTAGGGGDYGMPDRSRMWAYFGLLNYAQTFLAWTFNSHLGGEEQSLFGLLDHDDRPSWKVAEFARIAKEFGRMKTLGFPRDVQPQVAIAYSFDTNWLVSPPPGPNTIKQYFAGSYVDQAKAAFQPLFEDNVDTAVIDIAHDPIDAYKLVVLPSAYIMDAPTAAAVRRYVAGGGTVVMTGYSAKADETGKWFATPLPGRLTDVFGLRTNAFYRAATPLKVTLNGATATATDGYYEILEPSTARPLAMFDGLAQPTPAITVNRFGKGRAIYLATAPQAALLGPLLLSLYAGTGIVPGPKTPAGVVARTVEGRTMYVNTTTAPVAVPLAKPGRDMIGGRAVAGTLTLPAYEVALVE, via the coding sequence ATGATCCCGATCAAATCCTTCGCGCTCGCGGCGGGTGCGCTCCTGCTGGCGGCGGCGCCGGCCCCCGCGGTCCACGCGCAGGATTCCGCAATGCGCGCCGACTGGCCCGGCAAGGGCGATCTGTTCGTCGGCACCTGCTACCAGCCGGTCGACCGGTCGCCGGCGCAGATCGCGCAGGACATTGCGGTGATGAAGGGCGCGGGCTTCACGATGGTCCGCATGGGCGACCTGTCGTGGGATTCGTTCGAGCCGGAGGAGGGGCGCTACACCTTCGCCTGGTTCGACAGCGTCATGGACCAGATGCACCGCGCCGGCATCCGGGTGGTGCTCGACATCCCCGGCCTGCCGGCGCCCGGCTGGCTGCACAAGACATATCCCGGCGTCGACCTGATCAACCAGGACGGCGCGCGGCTGCATGCCGCCAGCCGCTATTGGGACGACATCAGCGATCCCGACTACCGCCGGCACGTCCATGCGCTCGCCGAGCAGATGCTCAAGCGCTACGCGCACCACCCCGCGGTGATCGCGATCGGCTATGACAATGAGGTCGGCAGCTCGCCGATGTCCTATTCGGACGGAGTCCGGCAGCGGTTCGTCGGCTGGCTCAAGCAAAAATATGGCACGATCGAGGCGCTCAACACCGCCTGGGCGACGCAGCGCTGGTCGCGGCGCATCGCCGATTGGGACGGCGTCGACATTCCTTATGGCAACGGGCCGGGGCCGAACGAGCGCAATCTCGACCTCCATCGTTTCTGGTCCGACCAGACGATCGCCGCGCTCGACGATCTCGACGGCGTCCGCCGGCAATATGCCCCGCACCTGCCGACCGCATCGAACCTGTGGCCGGAGGCGGGCAACAAGGGATTCGACTATCTGCGGTCGTGGAACCGCTATGCGACCTATGGCGCGCTCGGCTTCTATCCGGGCGATGCGCTCGGCGCCGCGTTCCAGGTGATGATGATGAAGGCGGGACACCGGACGCCGGTGTGGTTCAACGAATTCACCGCCGGCGGCGGCGGCGATTACGGCATGCCGGACCGGTCGCGGATGTGGGCCTATTTCGGCCTGCTCAATTATGCGCAGACCTTCCTCGCCTGGACGTTCAACTCGCATCTCGGCGGCGAGGAGCAATCGTTGTTCGGGCTGCTCGATCATGACGACCGGCCGTCGTGGAAGGTCGCCGAATTCGCGCGGATCGCCAAGGAGTTCGGCAGGATGAAGACGCTCGGCTTCCCGCGCGACGTACAGCCGCAGGTGGCGATCGCTTATTCGTTCGATACCAACTGGCTGGTCAGCCCGCCGCCCGGCCCCAATACGATCAAGCAATATTTCGCCGGCAGCTACGTCGATCAGGCCAAGGCGGCGTTCCAGCCTTTGTTCGAGGACAATGTCGATACCGCGGTGATCGACATCGCGCACGACCCGATCGACGCCTACAAACTCGTCGTGCTGCCGAGCGCCTATATCATGGATGCGCCGACCGCCGCGGCGGTGCGGCGCTATGTTGCGGGCGGCGGCACCGTGGTGATGACCGGCTATTCCGCCAAGGCGGACGAGACCGGCAAATGGTTCGCGACGCCGCTGCCCGGGCGACTTACCGATGTGTTCGGGCTGCGCACCAACGCCTTCTACCGCGCCGCCACGCCGCTCAAGGTGACGCTGAACGGCGCGACGGCGACCGCGACGGACGGCTATTACGAGATCCTCGAACCCTCGACCGCCAGGCCGCTCGCGATGTTCGACGGGCTCGCGCAGCCGACGCCGGCGATCACCGTCAACCGCTTCGGCAAGGGGCGCGCCATCTATCTGGCGACCGCGCCGCAGGCGGCGCTGCTCGGCCCGCTGCTCCTCTCGCTCTATGCCGGGACCGGCATCGTGCCGGGGCCGAAGACGCCCGCCGGGGTCGTCGCGCGAACGGTCGAGGGGCGGACGATGTACGTCAACACGACCACGGCGCCGGTCGCGGTGCCGCTCGCCAAACCGGGTCGCGACATGATCGGCGGCCGCGCGGTGGCGGGAACGCTGACGCTGCCGGCCTATGAGGTGGCGCTGGTCGAGTGA
- a CDS encoding response regulator transcription factor, translating to MTLNLLLVEDDAAYAEALAEELRVIGHATAIASDGRQALTVMNEAAFDAVILDRMMPRLDGMSVLQTLRAGGMTLPVIMLTALSGSQDKVEGLEAGADDYVVKPVAAMELHARLTAILRGRGWTMSSADTLQAGDIVVSPTSFRAWRGGRPIDLAKLELKLLVELVRNADAVLTRAMLIERVWGYDFIPDTNIVDVHIRRLRRKLTEGGGDDPIQTLRGIGYMMRG from the coding sequence ATGACTCTCAACCTTCTCCTGGTCGAGGACGATGCCGCCTACGCCGAGGCACTGGCCGAGGAACTGCGCGTGATCGGCCACGCCACCGCGATCGCCAGCGACGGCCGGCAGGCGCTGACGGTGATGAACGAGGCGGCGTTCGATGCGGTGATCCTCGACCGGATGATGCCGCGGCTCGACGGCATGTCGGTGCTCCAGACCTTGCGGGCGGGGGGGATGACGTTGCCGGTTATCATGCTGACCGCGCTGTCCGGCTCGCAGGACAAGGTCGAGGGGCTGGAGGCGGGCGCCGACGATTATGTCGTCAAGCCGGTCGCGGCGATGGAATTGCATGCGCGATTGACCGCGATCCTGCGCGGGCGTGGCTGGACGATGTCGAGCGCCGACACGTTGCAGGCCGGCGATATCGTCGTCAGCCCGACCAGCTTCCGCGCCTGGCGGGGCGGCAGGCCGATCGACCTCGCCAAGCTGGAACTCAAGCTGCTCGTCGAACTGGTCCGCAACGCCGATGCGGTGCTGACCCGGGCGATGCTGATCGAGCGGGTGTGGGGCTATGACTTCATCCCCGACACCAATATCGTCGACGTCCACATCCGCCGGCTGCGCCGCAAGCTGACCGAGGGCGGCGGCGACGATCCGATCCAGACGCTGCGCGGCATCGGCTATATGATGCGCGGATGA